One region of Tamandua tetradactyla isolate mTamTet1 chromosome 6, mTamTet1.pri, whole genome shotgun sequence genomic DNA includes:
- the OR1R1 gene encoding olfactory receptor OR1R1, protein MALANLTSAPGFLLLGLTDRPNAHPLLFLLFLGIYLLNALGNLSMVVVVRSDRALRSPMYYFLGHLGLVDICFITITVPRLLAGLLHPVQAISFLGCFAQMYFFVALGITESYLLAAMSYDRAVAVCRPLHYGAVMTAWRCAALVTASWAVAHLHSLLHTLLISALSYPCSAPVRHFFCDMTVMLSLATSDTSVALTAIFSEGLAVVLTPLLLVSLSYVRILAAVLSMQSAGGRRRAFSTCGAHLVVVSLFFGSVLSVYFRPRSAYSARYDRLASVVYAVVTPTLNPFIYSLRNKEVKGALKRGLRGKAKPQEL, encoded by the coding sequence ATGGCTCTGGCCAACCTCACATCAGCCCCGGGGTTCCTCCTCCTCGGCCTGACGGACCGGCCTAACGCCCACCCACTGTTGTTCCTGCTCTTCCTTGGCATCTACCTGCTCAATGCCCTGGGCAACCTGagcatggtggtggtggtgaggtcCGACAGGGCTCTTCGCTCTCCCATGTACTACTTCTTGGGTCACCTGGGCCTCGTGGACATCTGCTTTATCACCATCACGGTCCCCAGACTGCTGGCCGGCCTGCTCCACCCGGTGCAGGCCATCTCCTTCCTGGGATGCTTTGCCCAGATGTACTTCTTCGTGGCTCTGGGCATTACGGAGAGCTACCTGCTGGCAGCCATGTCCTACGACCGCGCGGTGGCCGTGTGCCGCCCGCTCCACTACGGCGCGGTCATGACTGCCTGGCGCTGCGCGGCGCTGGTCACGGCATCTTGGGCGGTGGCCCACCTCCACTCGCTGCTGCATACACTGCTCATCTCCGCACTCTCCTACCCCTGCTCTGCCCCTGTGCGTCACTTTTTTTGTGACATGACGGTGATGCTGAGCTTGGCGACCTCCGACACGTCCGTGGCGTTGACTGCCATCTTCTCCGAAGGCCTGGCGGTGGTGCTGACCCCGCTGCTCCTTGTGTCGCTCTCCTACGTGCGCATCCTCGCCGCGGTGCTCAGCATGCAGTCGGCGGGGGGACGGCGCCGCGCCTTCTCCACCTGCGGAGCCCACCTGGTGGTGGTGTCGCTTTTCTTTGGCTCGGTCCTCTCGGTCTATTTCCGGCCGCGGTCTGCCTACTCCGCCCGCTATGACCGCCTGGCCAGCGTGGTCTACGCAGTGGTCACACCGACCTTAAACCCTTTCATCTACAGCCTTCGCAACAAAGAGGTCAAGGGGGCCCTAAAAAGGGGGCTCAGAGGGAAGGCCAAACCTCAGGAGCTGTGA